One Amaranthus tricolor cultivar Red isolate AtriRed21 chromosome 1, ASM2621246v1, whole genome shotgun sequence DNA window includes the following coding sequences:
- the LOC130801107 gene encoding uncharacterized protein LOC130801107 isoform X3, whose product MENLAQLEALCEILYNSQDSSERAYAENTLRCFTQDTNSMPQLEYILENARNPYAVLFASSSLLKHVTENRLPLQLRLQIRNHVVNYLASRSANLEHFVMTSLIQLLCQVTKFSWFDDDKFPELVNDVVNFLNQGVAHCAIGLKILNQLVIEMNQSTPGLTLTQNRKVATKFKDHALLQIYGISVTSLLRLKTDAQQKLQELALSLSLQCLSYDFNGTSIDESCDETGANQIPLSWRSIIEEPSTVQIYFDYYAITSPPLSKVALECLVRLICTRRGLFTSNTTRMQFLTLCMMGTKDILETGRGLNHHDNYHELCRLLGRFKLNYPLSDLVSVECFNTWMNLVSDLTLKSLQSWKWTSSSIYYLLGLVSKMITTLPYSKESAEKLHLNEFVPKILEGFISSRFDSIQAGSSDDLSEDPLDNVELIQDQLDFFPYLFRFQYGSCSTYLANIMDLLLQEYMEGTKVQDYVSSSNIAIVETKLAWMVYIVGAIMRVKNYSGGEPNEVIDAELSARVLQLINFMDAGSYVQRYSELSRQRLELAVLSFFQSFRITYVGDQAMQASKQLYLRLSELLGLHDHLLVLDVIVQKIAKNLKFCSESDDILDQTLALFLEMASGYSTGKTLLKLDTIKYLKANHSKENFLFLKDHNSRRRTTFYYTIGILVFSEDSIVKFKQTMEPFQQVFVNLESIPEPVFRDESVKCAFIGLMRDLRGITMASHSKKSFGFLFDWLYPSHMPVLLKAMATWVDSPEVTTSLLKFIAELVLNKAQRLMFDQSSPNGILLFREVSKLLVAYGSRILSLPVQKDIYRMKYKGIWVSLVILTRAMSGNYVNFGVFELYGDRALDDALDIALKMVLSIPAADILAYRKVSKAYFSFIECIMCKLTKVALNLDGTTFKYIVRSLHSSLQLFDSAILSQCANAIDHLATFYFEHILMAESPASPALLSCAQHISDCGDIFLDILKTLFELILFESSATHWDFSRPILSLILLSEEMYTKLKAQIVASQPMHQQRVLHSFDILMEDVTRSLESVNRERFSRNLQRFKKEFLAK is encoded by the exons ATGGAAAACTTGGCTCAGCTGGAAGCATTGTGCGAGATACTTTACAATTCACAAGACTCATCTGAGCGAGCTTATGCTGAGAACACTTTGAGATGCTTCACACAGGATACCAACTCCATGCCACAGTTGGAATACATACTTGAGAATGCAAGAAACCCATATGCAGTTTTATTTGCTAGTTCAAGTTTATTGAAGCATGTCACTGAAAATAGGCTCCCTTTGCAGCTACGCCttcaaattc GCAATCACGTTGTAAATTATCTGGCTTCTAGAAGTGCCAACTTGGAGCATTTCGTTATGACGTCGTTGATTCAACTTTTGTGTCAAGTGACAAAATTTAGCTGGTTTGATGATGACAAATTCCCTGAGCTTGTTAATGATGTTGTGAACTTTTTGAACCAG GGAGTCGCTCATTGTGCAATTGGATTGAAGATCTTGAATCAACTTGTGATTGAGATGAATCAG TCAACTCCAGGACTAACATTGACACAAAATCGGAAGGTGGCAACGAAGTTCAAAGACCATGCACTTCTCCAAATTTATGGAATATCTGTTACATCATTGCTTAGACTAAAAACTGATG CTCAACAGAAGTTGCAGGAGTTGGCTCTTTCACTTTCTCTACAATGTTTATCTTATGATTTTAATGGAACATCAATTGATGAAAGCTGTGATGAAACTGGTGCCAATCAG ATTCCACTCTCCTGGAGATCAATCATTGAGGAACCCTCTACAGTGCaaatatattttgattattatgcaATCACCAGCCCTCCTCTGTCAAAAGTA GCTTTGGAGTGTCTAGTGCGCTTGATATGTACTAGAAGAGGTTTATTCACAAGCAATACCACACGTATGCAATTTCTAACTTTGTGCATGATGGGAACAAAGGATATCCTGGAGACCGGGAGAG GTCTCAATCATCATGATAATTACCATGAACTTTGCCGTCTCCTTGGGCGTTTTAAACTAAATTATCCG TTATCAGATTTGGTGAGTGTGGAATGCTTCAATACATGGATGAATCTAGTTTCAGATTTAACGCTGAAATCTCTGCAGTCTTGGAAG TGGACAAGCAGCAGCATTTACTATCTTCTAGGACTAGTTTCCAAAATGATTACTACTTTACCATATTCAAAGGAATCGGCTGAAAAGTTACATTTAAATGAATTTGTGCCGAAGATTTTGGAAGGATTTATTTCTTCACGATTTGACTCAATACAG GCTGGGTCCTCTGATGATCTTTCGGAAGATCCTCTCGACAATGTTGAGCTAATCCAGGATCAGCTTGATTTCTTTCCATATCTATTCAGATTCCAG TATGGGAGCTGCAGTACCTACTTAGCAAATATTATGGACCTACTCTTACAGGAATATATG GAGGGTACGAAAGTCCAGGATTATGTTTCTAGTAGCAACATTGCAATTGTGGAGACCAAACTAGCTTGGATGGTTTATATAGTGGGTGCCATTATGAGAGTAAAAAATTACTCTGG TGGCGAACCAAATGAAGTTATCGACGCAGAACTTTCAGCACGTGTGTTGCAGCTGATAAATTTCATGGATGCTGGATCATATGTCCAG AGATACAGTGAACTCAGCAGGCAGAGGCTTGAACTTGCAGTTCTCAGTTTCTTTCAAAGCTTTCGGATTACTTATGTTGGAGATCAGGCAATGCAAGCCTCTAAG CAGTTGTATCTTCGATTGTCTGAACTCCTTGGCCTGCATGACCATCTGTTGGTTTTGGATGTCATTGTTCAGAAAATCGCCAAGAATTTGAAGTTTTGTTCAGAG AGTGATGACATTTTGGATCAAACACTTGCTCTATTCTTGGAGATGGCATCTGG GTATTCGACGGGAAAGACTCTTTTAAAGCTGGATACTATTAAGTATTTAAAAGCAAATCACAGT AAGGAGAATTTTCTTTTCCTGAAAGACCACAATTCTCGTAGAAGAACCACTTTCTATTACACTATTGGCATATTGGTGTTCTCAGAAGATAGCATTGTCAAATTTAAGCAAACGATGGAGCCTTTTCAGCAG GTTTTCGTCAACCTTGAATCCATTCCTGAACCAGTATTTCGGGATGAAAGTGTAAAATGTGCTTTCATTGGGCTCATGCGTGATCTCAGAGGGATTACAATGGCCTCACACAG TAAAAAGTCATTTGGATTTCTTTTTGATTGGTTGTATCCTTCACATATGCCTGTACTTCTGAAAGCTATGGCTACTTGGGTTGATAGTCCAGAG GTTACAACCTCGTTGCTGAAATTCATTGCAGAGCTGGTATTAAATAAAGCTCAACGCTTAATGTTTGATCAGTCGTCTCCGAATGGCATACTGCTCTTCCGGGAAGTTAGTAAGTTGCTTGTTGCTTATGGATCCAGAATACTTTCACTACCTGTTCAAAAGGATATCTACAGAATGAAATACAAAGGAATATGGGTATCGCTTGTCATTCTCACCAGAG CAATGTCCGGAAACTATGTCAATTTCGGTGTGTTTGAATTATATGGTGACAGAGCCCTTGATGATGCTCTTGATATTGCTTTAAAGATGGTTCTTTCAATTCCTGCTGCTGACATCTTGGCATACAGGAAG GTCTCAAAGGCATACTTCAGCTTTATAGAGTGTATAATGTGCAAGCTTACTAAAGTTGCCTTAAACCTTGATGGAACTACTTTCAAGTACATTGTCAGATCTCTTCATTCGAGCCTTCAACTTTTTGATTCAGCCATTTTATCACAG TGTGCTAATGCAATTGACCATTTGGCAACTTTCTACTTTGAACACATTTTGATGGCTGAATCACCGGCTTCGCCAGCTTTACTCAGTTGTGCTCAGCACATTTCAGATTGCGGTGATATCTTTTTGGAT ATTTTGAAGAccttgtttgagctaattttgtTCGAATCCTCCGCCACCCATTGGGATTTTAGCAGGCCAATTCTGAGCTTAATCCTTCTCAGTGAAGAA ATGTACACAAAATTGAAAGCTCAAATAGTAGCGTCACAA CCCATGCATCAACAGCGTGTTCTTCATAGCTTTGATATACTTATGGAAGATGTTACTAGAAGTTTAGAATCTGTTAACAGGGAGAGATTCAGTCGAAATCTTCAGAGGTTCAAGAAAGAATTCCTTGCAAAATGA